A region from the Fusarium musae strain F31 chromosome 1, whole genome shotgun sequence genome encodes:
- a CDS encoding hypothetical protein (EggNog:ENOG41), with protein MHQCLCLFSFFLRAAYSKPSLHQKPMSDYYQGPNNSAKLKAVTLTLLASATILVIWRISWRLWKKVIGLPDYLLIVGLSLSICLAGFNLDPAYFRWGYGYHKDDLPPDIQKALTPKICFWLNQVFFKATAGVIKLSICTIYMNIFSKPVLLSTKIARYANFALMGVIIAYYTGGTLVSTFQCNPIRKAWQGDLDGTCIDNTKFRVANAYINSFTSVLLVLIPFPALLSTGHRSKEIWQFLFLIALGLA; from the exons ATGCATCAGTGTCTGTGTCTCTTCTCGTTCTTCCTTCGAGCTGCTTATTCGAAGCCCAGTCTCCATCAGAAGCCCATGTCAGACTACTATCAAGGGCCGAACAATTCGGCCAAGCTCAAAGCCGTAACGCTTACGTTGCTGGCTAGTGCTACTATTTTAGTCATATGGAGAATATCCTGGCGACTCTGGAAAAAGGTTATTGGACTCCCAGATTACCTGTTGATCGTTGGGCTA TCTCTGAGCATATGTCTTGCTGGTTTTAACCTGGACC CAGCTTACTTCCGATGGGGCTATGGCTATCACAAAGATGATCTGCCGCCAGATATCCAGAAAGCCCTGACGCCCAAGATT TGCTTCTGGCTCAACCAGGTCTTTTTCAAGGCGACAGCAGGCGTGATCAAGCTCTCTATTTGTACTATCTATATGAACATCTTCAGCAAGCCTGTTCTCTTGAGTACTAAGATCGCGCGATACGCCAACTTTGCCTTGATGGGTGTCATCATTGCTTATTACACTGGCGGCACACTGGTCTCAACATTCCAATGCAACCCGATCCGTAAAGCCTGGCAAGGTGATCTCGACGGCACATGCATCGATAACACCAAGTTCCGGGTGGCAAATGCCTATATCAACTCTTTTACGTCGGTCTTGCTTGTCCTGATACCGTTTCCTGCCCTTCTGTCAACGGGGCATCGGAGCAAGGAAATATGGCAATTTCTCTTCTTGATTGCCTTGGGACTTGCGTAA